One part of the Salvia hispanica cultivar TCC Black 2014 unplaced genomic scaffold, UniMelb_Shisp_WGS_1.0 HiC_scaffold_953, whole genome shotgun sequence genome encodes these proteins:
- the LOC125200412 gene encoding uncharacterized protein LOC125200412 — MSMSTAVRLCGECPMELNLELLYPNQPLLSECECGYQICFGCWNSLVARYKKGAVGTCPACGKRYDKARFVSRLPRPKPKAIAFTTVTVRGIPLKFANDATLMSNTCFGKYGKVTKVSIARKADGEILFYKPSICFEM, encoded by the exons ATGAgcat GTCGACGGCTGTTAGACTATGTGGAGAGTGTCCGATGGAGCTGAATTTGGAGCTGTTGTATCCTAACCAGCCGCTGCTTTCAGAATGCGAATGCGGTTATCAG ATTTGTTTTGGATGTTGGAACAGCCTAGTAGCACGGTACAAGAAAGGTGCTGTAGGGACTTGTCCTGCGTGTGGTAAACGCTATGATAAGGCCAGATTTGTTTCCAGGCTACCGAG GCCAAAGCCGAAAGCGATTGCATTTACTACTGTAACTGTGAGGGGAATACCTCTCAAATTTGCTAATGATGCT ACTTTGATGAGCAATACATGTTTTGGGAAATACGGGAAGGTGACTAAGGTCTCAATTGCAAGAAAAGCTGATGGGGAAATTTTGTTCTATAAACCCAGTATATGCTTTGAAATGTGA